Proteins from a genomic interval of Chryseobacterium indologenes:
- a CDS encoding homocysteine S-methyltransferase family protein, protein MTNIESLNKALKERILVLDGAMGTMLQRYKFEEEDYRGERFKDWEHPVKGNNDLLSLTQPQAIEEVHKKYLEAGADIIETNTFSGTTIAMADYHMEELVYELNYESAKIARKACDEYTAKNPDKPRFVAGSIGPTNRTASLSPDVNDPGYRAITFEELRVAYKQQCEALLDGGSDILLVETIFDTLNAKAALFAIDELQDERGIKIPIMVSGTITDASGRTLSGQTAEAFLISVSHLNLLSVGFNCALGADQLTPYLETLAHNSEFYVSAYPNAGLPNAFGKYDETPEDMARQIKEYVEKGLINIIGGCCGTTPEHIKAIADLVEKYQPRKLKEFV, encoded by the coding sequence ATGACAAATATAGAATCACTAAACAAAGCCCTCAAAGAACGCATCCTAGTCCTGGACGGCGCGATGGGAACCATGCTTCAACGTTATAAGTTTGAAGAAGAAGATTACCGTGGAGAGCGATTTAAAGACTGGGAACATCCGGTAAAAGGAAATAATGATTTGCTTTCCCTTACCCAGCCTCAAGCGATAGAAGAAGTTCATAAAAAATATCTGGAAGCAGGAGCTGATATTATTGAAACCAATACTTTCTCAGGAACTACCATAGCCATGGCTGATTATCACATGGAAGAATTGGTCTATGAACTGAACTACGAATCAGCAAAGATTGCCAGAAAAGCCTGTGATGAGTATACTGCCAAAAATCCTGATAAACCAAGATTCGTCGCGGGGTCCATCGGTCCTACCAATAGAACGGCAAGCTTAAGTCCGGATGTGAATGATCCCGGTTACAGAGCCATTACTTTCGAAGAGTTAAGGGTAGCCTACAAACAGCAGTGTGAAGCTTTGCTGGATGGTGGTTCCGATATTCTTTTAGTAGAAACCATCTTTGATACATTAAATGCCAAAGCAGCTTTATTTGCCATTGATGAACTGCAGGACGAAAGAGGAATTAAAATTCCGATCATGGTCTCAGGAACAATTACCGATGCATCAGGAAGAACATTGAGTGGCCAAACGGCTGAAGCATTCCTGATCTCAGTTTCCCATCTGAATTTGCTGAGTGTTGGATTCAATTGTGCATTGGGAGCAGATCAGCTAACCCCGTATCTTGAAACATTGGCTCATAATTCAGAGTTCTACGTTTCAGCATATCCGAATGCAGGTTTGCCTAATGCTTTCGGGAAATATGACGAGACTCCTGAAGATATGGCCAGACAGATCAAGGAATATGTAGAAAAAGGATTGATCAATATTATCGGAGGATGTTGCGGAACAACACCGGAACATATCAAAGCCATTGCTGATCTGGTAGAAAAGTATCAACCAAGAAAATTGAAGGAATTTGTATGA
- a CDS encoding fatty acid desaturase — MEKPIYLKDPDDAKLFNELRKKVNQRVETISENRDIYIQIKAVILPLIYVGLYLFALFNAQTPWGYILSFICMGILLVLIYLNLIHEAAHNNIYRSKKLNWIVLHIFDFVGANSYIWKKRHIASHHAYPNVDGWDTDIEQSGLLLIVPWIKAKGIQKYQHKFFFLVYPLYLFNWMFIRDFRDFFDKERVILKTQGRIPVVEKVKMVSYKLFYFFYQIVIPVVFFKVSIGLALGAWFLQVIAASIFALFVLLPLHPLPDNAFPKLDNKNGLPFSWLRHQLEVTNDLKENNWFVRNLLGNFNFHVAHHLFPNYSYMYYNEITEEIEQFAREHGLAYKRFPLITALSKHRDLLRQNANNAYYILEE; from the coding sequence ATGGAAAAGCCGATTTACCTGAAAGATCCAGACGATGCCAAACTGTTTAATGAATTAAGAAAGAAAGTGAACCAGCGTGTAGAAACCATTTCCGAGAATAGGGATATTTACATTCAGATCAAGGCGGTCATCCTGCCATTGATCTATGTGGGGTTATATCTTTTTGCTCTTTTTAATGCACAGACACCTTGGGGGTATATACTGAGTTTTATCTGTATGGGAATTCTTCTCGTATTGATTTATCTGAATTTAATTCATGAAGCAGCCCATAACAATATCTACAGAAGCAAAAAACTCAACTGGATCGTCTTACACATTTTTGATTTTGTAGGGGCTAATTCCTATATCTGGAAAAAAAGGCATATCGCAAGTCATCACGCCTATCCTAATGTGGACGGATGGGATACAGACATCGAGCAAAGTGGTTTATTGTTAATTGTACCATGGATTAAAGCAAAAGGCATCCAGAAGTATCAGCACAAGTTTTTCTTTCTAGTATATCCTTTGTATTTGTTCAACTGGATGTTTATAAGGGATTTTAGAGACTTCTTTGACAAGGAAAGGGTGATTTTAAAAACCCAGGGAAGAATTCCTGTTGTAGAAAAAGTAAAAATGGTGAGTTATAAACTGTTCTACTTCTTTTATCAGATTGTGATCCCTGTTGTGTTCTTTAAAGTATCAATAGGATTGGCTCTGGGAGCCTGGTTTTTGCAGGTAATTGCAGCCAGTATTTTTGCCCTGTTTGTTCTACTGCCATTACATCCGCTGCCGGATAATGCTTTTCCGAAATTAGATAATAAAAACGGACTTCCGTTTAGCTGGCTTCGTCATCAGCTGGAAGTTACCAACGATTTAAAAGAAAATAACTGGTTTGTAAGAAATTTATTGGGGAATTTTAATTTTCATGTGGCCCATCATCTCTTTCCAAACTACAGTTATATGTATTACAATGAAATCACAGAGGAAATAGAACAATTTGCCAGGGAGCATGGTTTAGCCTATAAAAGGTTTCCCTTGATCACTGCTTTAAGTAAGCACAGAGATTTATTGAGGCAGAATGCAAATAATGCCTATTATATTTTAGAAGAATAA
- the metH gene encoding methionine synthase, translating into MKYLRLSGLEPLIITPESNFINVGERTNVAGSKKFLRLIKEEKFSEALDIARHQVEGGAQILDVNFDDGLIDGKASMIKFLNLIASEPDIARIPIMVDSSKWEILEAGLQVAQGKCVVNSISLKEGEQEFVHHAKAIKRYGAAVIVMAFDEVGQADSYERRIEISKRSYDILVNQLGFPAEDIIFDLNIFPVATGMDEHRRNAIDFIEATRWVRQNLPYASVSGGVSNVSFSFRGNDTVREAMHSVFLYHAIQAGMNIGIVNPAMLEVYDEINKELLELVEDVILDRREDATERLLDYSEKHKSVKKEKTEDLEWRNNSLQERITYALVKGIDRFIEEDVEEARQQAERPLHVIEVNLMTGMGVVGDLFGSGKMFLPQVVKSARVMKKAVAYLQPFIEAEKDGSRPANGKILMATVKGDVHDIGKNIVSVVLGCNNYEIVDLGVMVPAEKIIQTAIEEKVDVIGLSGLITPSLDEMVYIASELERQNLDFPLLIGGATTSKAHTAVKIDLKYKNAVVHVNDASRAVNVVSSLLGDRNKEYVSDLKSDYSDFREKFLNRQVDKDYVSIQEARENHFKIDWQNEDIFTPNNLGVTVVENQDLRELLPFIDWSPFFRSWDLHGKYPNILEDEVVGVQASELFKDAQVILKRILDEKLLTAKAVFGIFKANSNETDDILIFDENNKEQAKFLTLRQQAQRSKGKDYLALSDFIAPQSSGKTDYMGAFCVTTGFGTDELAEEYEKANDDYNAIMVKALADRFAEAYAEFLHKKVRTEYWGYANQENLSNEELIAEKYKGIRPAPGYPACPDHLEKKTIWDLLKVEENTGVFLTESLAMFPTASVSGYYFGSPHAKYFGLGKITEDQLKDYADRRSCSIQEAKKWLSPNLAD; encoded by the coding sequence ATGAAATATTTAAGATTATCAGGCCTCGAGCCTCTTATCATAACGCCGGAGAGTAATTTCATCAACGTAGGTGAAAGAACCAATGTGGCCGGTTCAAAGAAATTTTTAAGACTCATCAAAGAAGAAAAGTTCTCTGAAGCATTAGATATCGCCCGCCATCAGGTGGAAGGAGGTGCACAGATTCTTGATGTTAACTTTGATGACGGACTGATCGATGGAAAAGCATCGATGATCAAATTCCTGAACTTAATCGCCTCAGAACCGGATATCGCAAGAATCCCCATCATGGTGGACTCTTCCAAATGGGAAATCCTGGAAGCGGGCTTACAGGTAGCACAAGGTAAATGTGTGGTGAATTCTATCAGCTTAAAAGAAGGTGAACAAGAATTTGTCCACCATGCAAAAGCTATTAAAAGATATGGAGCCGCAGTCATTGTCATGGCATTTGATGAGGTAGGGCAGGCAGATAGTTATGAACGAAGAATTGAAATTTCAAAAAGATCTTATGACATTCTTGTCAACCAGCTGGGTTTCCCGGCAGAAGATATCATTTTCGATCTGAATATTTTCCCGGTAGCTACAGGAATGGATGAGCACAGAAGAAATGCCATCGATTTTATCGAAGCAACACGATGGGTAAGACAAAATCTCCCTTATGCCTCAGTAAGTGGGGGAGTGAGCAATGTTTCCTTCTCTTTCCGTGGAAATGATACCGTACGAGAAGCTATGCATTCAGTTTTTCTTTATCACGCAATCCAGGCCGGGATGAATATCGGAATTGTAAACCCGGCTATGCTGGAAGTCTACGATGAGATTAACAAGGAATTGCTTGAACTGGTTGAAGATGTGATTCTTGACAGAAGAGAAGATGCCACAGAAAGACTTCTTGATTATTCTGAAAAACATAAATCGGTAAAGAAAGAAAAGACCGAAGACCTTGAATGGAGAAACAATTCTTTGCAGGAAAGAATTACCTATGCTTTAGTAAAAGGTATTGACCGTTTTATAGAAGAGGATGTGGAGGAAGCAAGGCAACAGGCAGAAAGACCACTTCATGTCATCGAAGTAAATCTGATGACGGGAATGGGGGTTGTAGGAGATTTATTCGGAAGCGGAAAAATGTTCTTACCACAGGTAGTGAAATCTGCAAGGGTAATGAAAAAAGCCGTGGCATATCTACAGCCTTTCATTGAAGCTGAAAAAGACGGATCAAGACCTGCCAATGGAAAAATATTAATGGCTACTGTAAAAGGAGATGTGCATGATATCGGAAAAAATATTGTCAGTGTAGTATTAGGATGCAACAATTACGAAATTGTTGACCTTGGTGTGATGGTGCCGGCAGAAAAAATTATCCAGACAGCTATTGAAGAAAAAGTAGATGTCATCGGATTAAGTGGATTGATTACACCAAGCCTGGACGAAATGGTGTATATCGCATCAGAATTAGAAAGACAAAATTTAGATTTTCCTTTATTGATCGGAGGTGCTACCACTTCAAAAGCGCATACTGCAGTGAAAATCGATTTAAAATATAAAAACGCTGTCGTTCATGTGAATGATGCTTCCAGGGCAGTAAATGTAGTCAGCTCATTATTGGGAGACCGGAATAAAGAATATGTTTCTGATCTGAAGAGCGATTATTCCGATTTCAGAGAGAAATTCCTGAACAGGCAGGTGGATAAAGACTATGTTTCTATACAAGAGGCAAGAGAAAATCATTTTAAAATTGATTGGCAAAACGAAGATATTTTCACACCAAATAATTTGGGTGTAACCGTTGTTGAAAACCAGGACCTTCGGGAATTGTTGCCTTTCATCGACTGGTCACCATTTTTCAGAAGCTGGGATCTACATGGCAAATACCCCAATATTTTAGAAGATGAGGTGGTGGGCGTGCAGGCAAGCGAGCTATTCAAAGATGCACAGGTCATTTTGAAAAGAATACTCGATGAGAAGTTACTAACGGCAAAAGCCGTCTTCGGAATTTTTAAGGCCAATTCCAATGAGACCGATGATATTTTGATTTTTGATGAAAATAATAAAGAACAGGCCAAGTTTTTAACCTTAAGACAGCAGGCTCAAAGATCAAAAGGAAAAGATTATCTGGCCCTAAGTGATTTTATTGCCCCTCAAAGTTCGGGGAAAACCGATTATATGGGAGCATTTTGTGTCACCACGGGTTTTGGAACGGATGAACTTGCAGAAGAATATGAAAAAGCCAATGATGACTATAATGCGATCATGGTGAAAGCATTGGCAGATCGTTTTGCAGAAGCCTATGCAGAATTTTTACATAAAAAAGTAAGAACCGAATATTGGGGATATGCCAATCAGGAAAACTTAAGCAACGAAGAACTGATTGCTGAAAAATACAAAGGAATACGTCCCGCACCTGGATATCCGGCTTGCCCTGACCATCTGGAAAAGAAAACCATCTGGGATCTTCTAAAAGTAGAAGAGAATACAGGTGTTTTCCTTACAGAGAGCCTGGCGATGTTTCCAACGGCATCTGTTTCCGGATATTATTTCGGAAGCCCGCATGCCAAATATTTTGGTTTAGGAAAAATTACAGAAGACCAGCTGAAAGATTATGCCGACAGAAGAAGTTGTAGCATTCAGGAAGCTAAAAAATGGTTGTCACCCAACTTAGCAGATTAA
- the metF gene encoding methylenetetrahydrofolate reductase [NAD(P)H], whose protein sequence is MKITEHIKNANGKTLFSLEVVPPQKGIGIEDLYTNIDPLMEFKPPFIDVTTSREEYIYLDKGNGLMERRITRMRPGTLGICAAIQHKYNVDTVPHLLCGGFTKEETEYLLVDCMYLGIENVMALRGDAMKGHQYFEPTQGGHASAMDLVNQINDLGRGKYLHNEDQVCDELNKFCIGVAGYPEKHMEAPSMNYDLKWLKQKVDAGADYIVTQMFFDNKKYIEFVQKAREMGITVPIIPGIKPIATKRHLKLLPQVFKIDLPEELINEVENAKNNEAVKQIGIEWSIAQCKELLDFGVPVLHFYSMGKSDNIKKVAGELF, encoded by the coding sequence ATGAAGATAACTGAACACATTAAAAATGCAAATGGAAAGACTCTATTTTCCTTAGAAGTGGTTCCGCCACAAAAGGGAATAGGTATTGAAGATCTCTATACAAACATTGATCCTTTAATGGAATTTAAACCTCCATTCATTGATGTTACCACTTCGAGAGAAGAATATATTTATCTGGATAAAGGAAATGGTCTGATGGAACGCAGAATCACAAGGATGCGCCCGGGGACATTGGGGATTTGTGCGGCGATTCAACACAAATATAATGTTGATACCGTGCCTCATTTACTTTGTGGTGGTTTTACCAAAGAAGAGACAGAATACCTTCTTGTAGATTGTATGTATCTCGGGATAGAAAATGTAATGGCTTTGAGAGGAGATGCCATGAAAGGACACCAGTATTTTGAACCTACGCAGGGAGGTCATGCCAGTGCTATGGATCTTGTCAATCAGATTAACGATCTGGGAAGAGGAAAGTACCTGCACAATGAAGATCAGGTCTGTGATGAGTTGAATAAATTTTGCATCGGAGTTGCCGGTTATCCTGAAAAACATATGGAAGCACCTTCCATGAATTATGATTTAAAATGGCTGAAACAAAAAGTAGATGCCGGAGCTGACTACATTGTTACCCAGATGTTTTTTGATAACAAAAAATATATTGAATTTGTACAAAAAGCCAGGGAAATGGGAATTACAGTTCCTATCATACCGGGGATCAAGCCCATTGCTACCAAAAGACACTTAAAACTGCTTCCACAGGTATTTAAAATTGATCTGCCGGAAGAACTGATCAACGAAGTGGAAAATGCAAAAAATAATGAAGCAGTCAAACAAATCGGAATAGAGTGGTCTATTGCACAATGCAAAGAACTGCTGGATTTCGGAGTTCCTGTTTTGCATTTTTATTCCATGGGGAAAAGTGATAATATTAAAAAAGTAGCCGGCGAGCTATTCTAA
- the folE gene encoding GTP cyclohydrolase I FolE, giving the protein MVDFTDNDDDIFTGKEHTPIRDDAFDKSPQEKIEKITELFGEIMETLGLDMTDDSLKDSPKRVAKMYVNEIFGGLLPENKPGISTFSNKYKYRQMLVEKDITVYSFCEHHFLPIIGRAHVAYISNGEVIGLSKINRIVDYYAKRPQVQERLTMQIVEALKEALGTKNVACIIDAKHLCVNCRGIKDTASSTITAELSGIFRTNPITRQEFLHYVGSHAKLD; this is encoded by the coding sequence ATGGTTGATTTTACCGATAACGACGATGATATTTTCACAGGAAAAGAACATACGCCAATAAGAGATGATGCTTTTGATAAATCGCCACAGGAAAAAATAGAAAAAATCACTGAGCTTTTTGGAGAAATCATGGAAACACTGGGGCTGGATATGACAGACGATTCTTTAAAAGATTCCCCTAAACGTGTTGCCAAAATGTATGTGAATGAAATTTTTGGAGGACTTCTTCCGGAAAATAAACCCGGCATTTCTACATTTTCCAATAAATATAAATACCGCCAGATGTTGGTGGAGAAGGATATCACAGTCTATTCTTTCTGTGAACATCACTTTTTACCTATCATCGGAAGAGCTCACGTAGCCTACATTTCAAATGGTGAAGTAATCGGTCTTTCAAAAATTAACAGGATTGTTGATTATTATGCCAAAAGACCACAGGTTCAGGAAAGATTGACCATGCAGATTGTTGAAGCTTTAAAAGAAGCTTTAGGAACAAAAAATGTGGCCTGCATTATTGATGCCAAGCATCTCTGCGTAAACTGCAGGGGAATTAAAGATACTGCAAGTTCTACCATTACAGCAGAATTAAGCGGAATTTTCAGAACAAACCCTATTACAAGACAGGAATTCTTACATTATGTAGGAAGCCATGCCAAACTAGATTAA
- a CDS encoding DinB family protein, whose protein sequence is MNYQILKNIIDAELQRFQTISEEEWSYRSAPEKWSKKEIIGHLCDSAFTNIRRFVVTQYKENENIVYDQNAWVKAQNYQNVPTADLILLWKMLNYQVVHIVENIPDEALQRTCDTTKTEPQRFTLEFIINDYVDHLQHHLKAI, encoded by the coding sequence ATGAATTACCAGATACTCAAAAACATAATAGATGCAGAACTTCAGAGATTTCAGACGATTTCTGAAGAAGAATGGAGCTACAGGTCCGCACCCGAAAAATGGTCCAAAAAAGAAATTATTGGCCACCTTTGTGACAGTGCTTTTACAAATATCCGTAGATTTGTAGTTACACAATACAAAGAGAACGAGAATATTGTATACGATCAGAATGCCTGGGTAAAAGCTCAGAACTATCAGAATGTTCCCACGGCTGATTTGATTTTACTGTGGAAAATGCTGAATTATCAGGTTGTGCACATTGTTGAAAATATCCCGGATGAAGCGTTGCAAAGAACCTGTGACACTACCAAGACAGAACCTCAAAGGTTTACCTTGGAATTTATTATCAATGATTATGTAGATCATCTGCAGCATCATTTAAAAGCGATTTAA
- a CDS encoding cysteine--tRNA ligase yields MQLKIYNSLTAEKEIFKPILEGNVGMYVCGPTVYSNVHLGNVRTFLSFDFIYRTLMHLGYKVRYVRNITDAGHLTDDGDVNNDRFVKQTRLEKLEPMEIVQKYTVDFHKVLDMFNLLPPNIEPTATGHIVEQIELTQKLIDTGFAYESNGSVYFDVLEYNKRGLNYGELSKRNIEELFANTRDLDGQGEKKNPQDFALWKKASPAHIMRWNSPWGEGFPGWHLECTAMSTKYLGETFDIHGGGMDLKFPHHECEIAQGKACNGAAPVHYWMHANMLTMNSQRMSKSTGNYILPMQLVTGDNDFFEKPFHPSIVRFCFLQAHYRSVLDISNDAMIASEKGFIRLMEAVKVLNSITPDDNKQSAFSLTEWKNKCYDALTDDFNSPILIAHLFEAVKYIFALNDGKETISTADLEDLKSSLNAFIFDVLGLQTVEENNNEKLDQTLKVLIELRNQARKSKNFDLSDQIRDKLLAEGIELKDGRDGTSYVLN; encoded by the coding sequence ATGCAATTAAAAATATATAACTCGCTTACAGCAGAAAAAGAAATATTCAAACCTATTTTAGAAGGAAACGTAGGAATGTACGTCTGCGGACCTACAGTGTACAGCAATGTACACTTGGGGAATGTAAGAACTTTCCTTTCTTTCGATTTTATTTACCGTACCCTGATGCATTTGGGCTACAAAGTAAGATATGTAAGAAATATTACCGATGCAGGGCACCTTACCGATGACGGAGATGTAAATAACGACAGATTCGTTAAACAAACCCGTCTTGAAAAGTTAGAACCAATGGAAATTGTACAGAAATATACGGTAGATTTCCATAAAGTTCTGGACATGTTCAATCTGCTTCCTCCCAATATCGAGCCTACCGCAACCGGTCACATTGTAGAACAGATTGAGCTAACTCAAAAATTAATAGACACAGGTTTTGCCTATGAAAGTAATGGTTCCGTATACTTCGATGTATTGGAATACAATAAAAGAGGGCTGAACTATGGTGAGCTCTCAAAACGTAATATAGAAGAGCTTTTTGCCAATACCCGTGATCTTGACGGGCAAGGAGAGAAGAAGAATCCTCAGGATTTTGCCCTTTGGAAAAAAGCATCTCCTGCTCATATTATGAGATGGAATTCGCCTTGGGGAGAAGGCTTCCCGGGATGGCACCTTGAGTGTACAGCAATGAGTACTAAATATTTAGGTGAAACATTCGACATCCACGGAGGTGGTATGGATCTGAAATTCCCTCATCACGAATGTGAAATCGCTCAGGGAAAAGCTTGCAATGGTGCAGCACCGGTACATTACTGGATGCACGCCAATATGCTAACGATGAATTCCCAGCGTATGAGCAAATCTACCGGGAACTATATCCTTCCTATGCAGTTGGTAACCGGGGATAATGATTTTTTCGAAAAGCCCTTCCATCCGTCAATTGTACGTTTCTGCTTTCTGCAGGCACATTACAGAAGTGTGTTAGACATTTCCAATGATGCCATGATCGCCAGCGAAAAAGGATTTATCAGATTAATGGAAGCTGTGAAGGTATTGAACTCCATTACTCCAGATGACAACAAGCAATCGGCATTCAGTCTTACAGAATGGAAGAACAAATGCTATGACGCACTAACAGATGATTTCAATTCTCCAATCCTGATCGCTCACTTATTTGAAGCAGTAAAATACATCTTTGCTTTAAATGACGGTAAAGAAACAATCTCAACAGCAGATCTCGAAGATTTAAAATCATCATTGAATGCATTTATCTTTGACGTACTGGGATTACAGACTGTAGAAGAAAACAATAATGAAAAGCTTGATCAGACTTTAAAAGTATTGATCGAATTGAGAAATCAGGCAAGAAAATCCAAGAACTTCGATCTTTCAGACCAGATCAGAGACAAACTCCTTGCCGAAGGTATCGAATTAAAAGATGGAAGAGACGGAACATCCTATGTTCTGAATTAG